A genome region from Crossiella equi includes the following:
- a CDS encoding magnesium transporter MgtE N-terminal domain-containing protein, whose translation MAGPSRVFAAQLAGLPVFGPDGESIGKVRDVVVGLRVDRSPPRVLGLVVELITRRRIFVPMLRVTSIEPSAVALATGSVNLRHFHQRANEALVIGELLDAPVETPDGAPASVVDAGLEPTRTRDWLVAKLAVRTRTGRLGRRGPVQVLAWEKVRGLARARIDQQPQGTQQLLAVFDGMRAVDVASALHELPPKRRYEVADAMDDERLADVVEELPEDDQIALLVHLGEDRAADVLEAMNPDDAADILAELPEIEKNRLLELMQPEESAPVRRLLEYSFDTAGGLMTPEPIVLTPDATIAEALARVRNSDLTPALASMVFVCRPPSATPTGRYLGCVHFQRLLREPPSDLVAGMVDTGLSSLPPTASLSDVTRYFAAYNLVCAPVVDEGDHLLGAVTVDDVLDHLLPEDWRESGLPDTEVPDATPAENEDVSHA comes from the coding sequence ACGGCGAGTCGATCGGCAAGGTCCGGGACGTGGTGGTGGGTCTCCGGGTGGACCGCTCCCCGCCCCGGGTGCTCGGGCTGGTGGTGGAGCTGATCACCCGCCGCCGGATCTTCGTGCCGATGCTGCGGGTCACCTCGATCGAGCCGAGCGCGGTCGCGCTGGCCACCGGGTCGGTGAACCTGCGGCACTTCCACCAGCGCGCCAACGAGGCCCTGGTGATCGGCGAGCTGCTGGACGCCCCGGTGGAGACACCCGACGGTGCCCCGGCCTCGGTGGTGGACGCCGGGCTGGAGCCCACCCGCACCCGGGACTGGCTGGTGGCCAAGCTCGCCGTGCGCACCCGCACCGGACGGCTGGGCCGCCGCGGCCCGGTGCAGGTGCTGGCGTGGGAGAAGGTGCGCGGCCTGGCCCGGGCGCGGATCGACCAGCAGCCGCAGGGCACCCAGCAGCTGCTCGCGGTCTTCGACGGCATGCGCGCGGTGGACGTGGCCAGCGCCCTGCACGAGCTGCCGCCCAAGCGCCGCTACGAAGTGGCCGACGCGATGGACGACGAGCGCCTGGCCGACGTGGTCGAGGAGCTGCCCGAGGACGACCAGATCGCCCTGCTGGTGCACCTGGGCGAGGACCGCGCGGCGGACGTCCTGGAGGCGATGAACCCCGACGACGCGGCGGACATCCTGGCCGAGCTGCCCGAGATCGAGAAGAACCGCCTGCTGGAGCTGATGCAGCCCGAGGAGTCCGCGCCGGTGCGCCGCCTGCTCGAGTACTCCTTCGACACCGCGGGCGGTCTGATGACGCCCGAGCCGATCGTGCTCACCCCGGACGCCACGATCGCCGAGGCGCTGGCCCGCGTGCGCAACAGCGACCTGACCCCGGCGCTGGCCAGCATGGTCTTCGTCTGCCGCCCGCCCAGTGCCACCCCGACCGGCCGCTACCTGGGCTGCGTGCACTTCCAGCGGCTGCTGCGCGAACCCCCGTCGGACCTGGTCGCGGGCATGGTGGACACCGGGCTGTCCAGCCTGCCGCCGACCGCCTCGCTGTCGGATGTCACCCGCTACTTCGCCGCGTACAACCTGGTGTGCGCGCCCGTGGTGGACGAGGGCGACCACCTGCTGGGCGCGGTCACCGTCGACGACGTGCTGGACCACCTGCTGCCCGAGGACTGGCGCGAGAGCGGCCTGCCGGACACCGAGGTCCCCGACGCCACCCCTGCCGAGAACGAGGACGTCTCCCATGCCTGA